A single window of Cottoperca gobio chromosome 9, fCotGob3.1, whole genome shotgun sequence DNA harbors:
- the LOC115013320 gene encoding LHFPL tetraspan subfamily member 2a protein-like, whose amino-acid sequence MCHVIVTCRSMLWTLLSIVVAFTELIAFMSPDWLLGFPRSDSSASRPGVHSGEYRPSLGLYSRCLRAGSRGVGVSCGPYAGTFGEVASGFWQAAMLFLAAGMLVLGGVACISIFSLCFQSILKKSIFNICGLLQAIAGLLLMVGLMLYPAGWGSEKVIGYCGPEALPFRPSLCSLGWAFYAAIGGTLGSFLCAVLSAQAEIATSSDKVQEEIEEGKSLICLL is encoded by the exons ATGTGCCATGTTATTGTAACATGCCGCTCCATGCTCTGGACGCTGCTCAGTATTGTAGTGGCCTTTACAGAGCTCATTGCCTTCATGAGCCCCGATTGGCTCCTGGGATTCCCTCGGTCGGACTCCAGTGCGAGCAGGCCGGGCGTGCACTCCGGGGAGTACCGGCCGTCTCTCGGCCTCTACAGCCGCTGCCTTCGTGCCGGGTCCCGGGGAGTAGGGGTGAGCTGCGGGCCCTACGCTGGGACATTTGGAGAAGTGGCCAGCGGCTTCTGGCAGGCTGCCATGTTGTTTCTGGCAGCAGGGATGTTAGTGCTCGGAGGAGTGGCCTGTATCTCCATCTTCAGCCTGTGCTTCCAGAGCATCCTGAAGAAGAGCATATTCAACATATGTGGACTGCTCCAGGCCATCGCAG GCCTGTTGTTGATGGTGGGCCTCATGCTGTACCCTGCCGGTTGGGGATCAGAGAAGGTGATCGGCTACTGCGGCCCAGAGGCCTTGCCCTTTAGGCCGTCTCTGTGCTCTCTCGGCTGGGCGTTCTACGCAGCGATAGGAGGAACGCTGGGATCCTTCCTGTGTGCTGTTTTGTCCGCACAGGCTGAGATTGCCACCTCCAGCGATAAGGTTCAGGAGGAGATTGAAGAGGGGAAGAGTCTGATTTGCCTGCTCTGA